In a single window of the Methanolobus psychrophilus R15 genome:
- a CDS encoding abortive infection protein: protein MQTKPKTQGMTVKTLVPFLILTFTLTWGLAAVLIFVSFSTPVFLLAVYSPGIVGIILVWRYYGLKGLGSFFRRLTLWRMPRKWWLYLLVGFPATIYLGAALKGTISDPFPFSPWYQVFSALALSFFLLGTNEEFGWRGVALPLLQRKYSPFWAGLILGIIWAAWHIPAFYISGLQYEAWSAVPYFGGVIALSVILTPMFNSARGSLLIAYLYHFQIMNPIFPDAQPWDSLLIALTAVVIVVLNRRTMFKKGTGVTEILMPE from the coding sequence ATGCAAACGAAACCGAAAACTCAAGGTATGACAGTAAAAACGCTTGTTCCTTTCCTCATACTTACCTTCACTCTGACTTGGGGTCTCGCTGCAGTGCTGATTTTCGTATCATTTAGCACTCCCGTATTTCTCCTTGCGGTTTATTCGCCTGGTATTGTTGGCATAATTCTGGTCTGGCGATATTACGGATTGAAAGGGTTGGGTAGCTTCTTTCGACGATTGACCTTATGGCGGATGCCTCGGAAGTGGTGGTTGTACTTGCTCGTGGGCTTTCCTGCCACTATTTACCTTGGCGCCGCACTGAAAGGAACCATCAGCGATCCTTTTCCCTTTTCCCCCTGGTATCAGGTATTTTCAGCTCTGGCGCTTTCCTTTTTCCTCTTGGGTACGAACGAGGAATTCGGATGGCGGGGAGTCGCCTTGCCTCTACTGCAGCGCAAATATTCCCCCTTCTGGGCGGGTTTGATCTTGGGCATCATCTGGGCAGCCTGGCACATCCCTGCTTTCTATATTAGCGGACTTCAATATGAGGCATGGTCAGCCGTGCCATACTTTGGCGGTGTTATCGCCCTCTCCGTCATCCTTACTCCCATGTTCAACAGCGCTCGCGGCAGTCTGCTGATAGCTTACCTGTACCACTTTCAAATAATGAATCCCATCTTTCCCGATGCTCAACCCTGGGATAGCCTCCTTATCGCTCTCACGGCAGTGGTCATCGTTGTTCTAAATCGGCGTACGATGTTCAAAAAAGGAACTGGAGTTACCGAAATCCTCATGCCAGAATAA
- a CDS encoding phosphorylase: protein MDFEDKYEFRALFLKKEFDEVKDLLVNEPTFKNYYPDFEKWLEKALKEALKGERLVYALYEAALRLGKPQLKINSVAIVKIAGESAELKCLFIDEIMDSNGSGKLLYERVEEQLTKKGIGKIITDVPYENKELNWFLIQNGFQVNGFVERYKKGRFDYILSKDVPMCYTGDPFNWYSISKWFLENVYGFKIADCEEKDEEFIQEHRLLVTSKNDTNLMLPYIKGNSIVYDGMLQNDKLNHIIEAINTTNSFNIIIAHEFEDENLDSHSQKNILCFDKKSVFEKCGCDEPLFEKEDINGIIVEVKKERFEKIPLDDSHFTYVKGSGSGRFARINNYVLFLVDSHGDSPFGAIMGYGKIKKISCSDPISQWEAHKDLNPIFSKDDYDQFTAHKKEVIAIVVEGFKEIEPILYNDFKVEFKEHFQGDYIGNVYVNEDFTTSFLLYLSQKQDLLQGISEIEEDDSEEGQLKLLLEKVNAVLEDFKRQNTDFTMMKKDIEEIRIKQQPSIKEEIVISVGLEALGTGGQHIVTIPIQDIPYKDLKEELEGFFSAESSGKYPQKIVNRILKSLLEKKLSQEDKSD, encoded by the coding sequence GTGGATTTTGAAGACAAATATGAGTTCAGGGCATTATTCTTAAAAAAAGAGTTCGATGAAGTAAAGGATTTACTTGTTAACGAACCTACATTTAAAAATTACTATCCTGATTTTGAAAAGTGGCTTGAAAAAGCTTTAAAAGAAGCTTTGAAAGGCGAAAGGCTTGTTTATGCATTGTATGAAGCAGCTCTTCGTTTAGGCAAGCCTCAGTTAAAAATAAACAGTGTTGCTATTGTCAAAATTGCTGGTGAATCCGCTGAGTTAAAGTGTTTGTTTATCGATGAAATAATGGATTCCAACGGGAGTGGCAAATTACTCTATGAGCGTGTAGAAGAGCAACTTACAAAAAAAGGCATCGGAAAAATAATCACTGACGTACCTTACGAAAATAAAGAACTTAACTGGTTTCTAATTCAAAATGGATTTCAAGTTAATGGATTTGTTGAAAGGTACAAAAAAGGAAGGTTTGACTATATTTTGTCAAAAGATGTTCCTATGTGTTATACAGGAGATCCCTTTAATTGGTATTCCATTTCCAAATGGTTCTTGGAAAATGTTTATGGATTTAAAATTGCTGATTGCGAAGAGAAAGATGAAGAATTCATTCAAGAACATCGATTACTAGTTACATCTAAAAACGATACGAACTTGATGCTACCTTACATCAAGGGTAACTCAATTGTTTATGATGGCATGCTCCAAAATGACAAGCTAAATCATATAATAGAGGCGATTAACACCACAAATTCTTTTAACATCATTATCGCCCATGAATTTGAAGACGAGAATCTTGATTCACATTCACAAAAAAACATTTTATGTTTTGATAAAAAATCCGTTTTTGAAAAATGCGGATGTGATGAACCACTTTTTGAAAAGGAAGATATTAATGGAATTATTGTTGAGGTTAAAAAAGAGCGTTTTGAAAAAATACCCTTAGATGACAGCCATTTTACTTACGTAAAAGGATCTGGTAGTGGGAGGTTTGCAAGAATTAATAATTATGTCTTGTTCCTTGTTGATTCACACGGTGATTCTCCTTTTGGAGCAATTATGGGATATGGAAAGATTAAAAAAATATCGTGCTCGGATCCAATATCACAATGGGAAGCACATAAAGATTTAAATCCAATTTTCTCAAAGGATGACTATGATCAATTTACTGCTCATAAAAAAGAAGTAATTGCTATTGTTGTTGAAGGTTTTAAAGAAATAGAACCGATTTTATACAACGACTTTAAGGTAGAATTCAAAGAGCATTTCCAAGGCGATTACATTGGAAATGTATATGTTAATGAGGATTTCACAACATCATTCTTATTATATCTTTCCCAAAAACAAGATTTGTTGCAAGGTATTAGTGAAATTGAAGAAGATGATTCAGAGGAAGGACAACTTAAACTACTACTGGAAAAAGTAAATGCAGTTCTCGAAGATTTCAAAAGACAGAATACTGATTTCACTATGATGAAAAAAGATATAGAAGAAATTAGAATCAAACAACAACCTAGTATAAAAGAAGAGATCGTTATATCAGTTGGTCTTGAAGCTCTTGGAACAGGTGGTCAACATATAGTTACTATCCCTATACAAGATATTCCTTACAAAGATTTAAAAGAAGAGTTGGAAGGGTTCTTTTCAGCCGAATCAAGCGGGAAGTATCCACAAAAAATTGTTAATCGAATTTTAAAATCACTCTTAGAGAAAAAATTGTCACAAGAAGATAAGTCAGATTAA
- a CDS encoding N-6 DNA methylase, which yields MLNPKMKSDINKLWDRFWSNGISNPLTAIEQISYLIFMKRIEDEDIQGMNKARLRGESYQSILEGHENCKWSIWKEYPANDMLEHVRTIVFPFLKKLNGDNTLYSKYMEDASFVIPTGALLSEAVKIIEDLHILEQNRDAQGDIYEYILSELRTSGKNGQFRTPNHIRKLMLRLPNLRSDKICDPACGTAGFIISALLHILKTYTSPKFIEVDEQGFEHNFVGDKLSKDEWETLLNNTLYGSDIDQTMVRIAMMNLMMHGIKNPHISHRNSLVECDKEKGKYTLVLANPPFKGSINEEEIKGKFKVTTTKTELLYIEQMFELLQIGGRCAVIVPDGVLFGSSKAHRGVREMILDKCRLDAVISMPSGVFKPYAGVSTGILVFTKGEPTEKVWFYRMESDGFTLDDKRTFVDGKGDIPDIIEKFHDRENQDFSDRTGKCFFVPGDEIRGNGYDLSISKYTEMNYEETDYEPADVLYGRLQAYENDIQVKMEALNDKLKACLITEK from the coding sequence ATGCTAAATCCTAAGATGAAATCCGACATTAACAAGCTGTGGGACCGTTTCTGGAGCAATGGTATCTCCAATCCGCTTACAGCCATCGAACAGATATCGTACCTTATCTTCATGAAGAGGATCGAGGACGAAGATATTCAGGGCATGAATAAGGCTCGGCTGAGGGGTGAAAGCTACCAGTCCATCCTTGAAGGTCATGAGAATTGCAAATGGTCCATCTGGAAAGAATATCCAGCCAACGACATGCTCGAACATGTACGTACTATTGTGTTCCCTTTCCTGAAGAAACTGAACGGGGACAACACCCTTTATTCCAAGTACATGGAAGATGCTTCATTCGTAATCCCAACGGGTGCACTCCTCTCTGAGGCCGTAAAGATCATAGAAGATCTCCATATTCTTGAACAGAACAGGGATGCTCAGGGAGACATCTACGAATATATCCTGAGTGAGCTTAGAACATCAGGTAAGAACGGTCAGTTCAGGACCCCAAACCATATAAGGAAACTAATGCTGCGCTTACCGAACCTACGGTCGGACAAGATATGCGATCCTGCATGTGGTACTGCTGGTTTCATCATTTCAGCATTGCTGCATATATTGAAAACATATACATCACCCAAATTCATTGAGGTCGATGAACAGGGATTCGAACACAATTTTGTGGGAGATAAACTGAGCAAAGATGAATGGGAAACGTTACTCAACAACACACTATACGGTTCCGACATTGATCAGACAATGGTCCGTATTGCTATGATGAACCTGATGATGCACGGTATCAAGAATCCGCACATATCCCACCGTAACAGCCTGGTCGAATGTGACAAGGAAAAGGGTAAATACACCCTGGTACTGGCAAATCCGCCTTTCAAGGGCAGTATCAACGAGGAAGAGATCAAAGGCAAGTTCAAGGTCACCACTACCAAGACCGAATTGCTCTACATTGAGCAGATGTTTGAACTCTTGCAGATTGGTGGACGCTGTGCCGTCATTGTTCCTGATGGTGTCCTGTTCGGAAGCAGTAAAGCTCATAGAGGCGTTCGTGAGATGATCCTTGACAAGTGCAGGCTGGATGCGGTCATATCCATGCCTTCTGGTGTCTTCAAGCCGTATGCAGGAGTATCTACGGGAATACTTGTCTTTACCAAAGGTGAACCCACTGAAAAGGTCTGGTTCTACCGCATGGAGTCTGACGGGTTCACACTTGACGACAAACGGACCTTCGTCGATGGTAAGGGCGATATACCTGATATCATCGAAAAGTTCCATGACAGGGAAAATCAGGACTTTTCTGACCGTACTGGCAAGTGTTTCTTTGTTCCTGGAGATGAGATCCGTGGAAATGGATACGACCTGAGCATATCCAAGTACACAGAGATGAATTACGAAGAAACCGACTACGAGCCAGCAGATGTTCTTTACGGCAGGCTGCAGGCATATGAAAATGATATCCAGGTAAAGATGGAGGCACTGAACGATAAACTGAAAGCGTGTTTAATAACTGAAAAGTGA
- the uvrD gene encoding repair helicase: protein MQTKKRTPIRDKCNLLCENSNLKRENTEIDYGSTDIVGAKTQVVYGTAGTGKTTWVRETFYDEVANGNRCRVFSHSNMAVSEYGEDGQTIQSQCAQLTGDPDGSYIKEKVLMGLYAKKDKLDLDYLVEMAYDRKYSRQELKELMKVPDDVCDRLKKTEFGASVQLWNRIRNSYMGEVFDWRASDKQCVPSVDGIKSIYRSIIKDHGGHEPTYKSYTNDMTRSSEHGLSVNAFIKHAIAYENWKSEHGFIDYTDTLVEVAVEGYTPDENIIIIDEANDLTPLQWMIVSNWIASPTVTRAYIVGDVAQCVFSFQGTSPDELLEFPRYRTDCLDTIYRYGQNIWADAKWLIPYTRAPYNVDGINPLECNDDEVINVRGERGFIDIMNSFSGKEIEKAAFIAPTNAQVARMGTIMRNNHDDPFHPRACDTFHGAKGGTFELAISNPELPNYWVKQAGSDKSQLASLDFVGRTRARKIQINVRGLFNKGYVDLDKLVFVGADCPIYPRGGGLVPRRYYLLTFHDA, encoded by the coding sequence ATGCAAACCAAGAAACGTACCCCTATACGCGATAAGTGTAACCTTTTATGTGAGAACAGTAACCTTAAACGTGAGAATACTGAAATCGACTATGGTTCGACTGATATTGTCGGTGCAAAAACCCAGGTTGTGTATGGTACAGCGGGAACTGGAAAGACGACATGGGTCCGAGAAACATTCTATGATGAAGTAGCAAACGGAAACAGATGCCGCGTATTTTCACATTCCAATATGGCTGTATCCGAATATGGTGAAGATGGTCAGACCATTCAATCCCAATGTGCACAATTGACAGGTGATCCTGATGGTAGTTACATCAAGGAAAAAGTGTTGATGGGATTATATGCCAAAAAAGACAAGTTAGATCTGGACTATCTTGTGGAAATGGCATATGATCGCAAGTATTCCAGGCAGGAGTTAAAAGAATTGATGAAAGTACCCGACGATGTCTGTGATCGGCTAAAAAAGACTGAATTTGGTGCTTCAGTTCAATTATGGAATCGTATCCGCAATAGCTATATGGGTGAAGTGTTCGATTGGCGCGCTTCAGATAAACAATGCGTTCCGTCAGTAGATGGTATTAAAAGTATTTATCGCAGTATCATTAAAGATCATGGTGGACATGAGCCTACATACAAGTCGTATACTAATGACATGACACGTAGTAGTGAACATGGTCTGTCTGTAAATGCTTTTATCAAACATGCTATTGCATATGAGAATTGGAAGAGTGAACATGGGTTCATTGATTATACTGATACACTGGTAGAAGTCGCAGTGGAAGGCTACACACCCGACGAGAATATAATTATAATCGATGAAGCTAATGATCTTACCCCGCTGCAGTGGATGATCGTTTCGAACTGGATTGCCAGTCCTACTGTTACTCGAGCATATATAGTCGGGGACGTCGCACAATGCGTATTTTCATTTCAGGGCACCTCACCCGACGAGTTATTGGAGTTCCCACGGTATAGAACGGATTGTCTGGATACAATTTACAGATATGGACAGAATATATGGGCAGACGCTAAATGGCTTATTCCGTATACCCGCGCACCTTATAATGTAGATGGTATTAACCCATTGGAATGCAATGATGATGAAGTAATCAACGTCAGGGGCGAACGTGGGTTTATCGATATCATGAATTCCTTTAGCGGCAAAGAGATTGAGAAGGCTGCATTTATTGCCCCTACCAATGCCCAGGTAGCCCGTATGGGTACAATCATGCGTAACAACCACGATGATCCATTCCATCCACGTGCGTGTGACACGTTCCATGGAGCAAAGGGGGGCACGTTTGAACTTGCTATTAGTAATCCAGAACTTCCTAATTATTGGGTGAAACAGGCAGGATCCGACAAATCGCAGCTTGCGTCTTTGGACTTCGTGGGTAGGACACGCGCCCGAAAGATCCAGATCAACGTTCGCGGTTTGTTCAATAAGGGCTATGTGGACCTGGATAAACTGGTTTTTGTTGGCGCAGATTGCCCAATTTATCCCCGTGGCGGCGGCCTGGTACCCCGCCGCTATTACCTTTTGACTTTTCACGATGCTTAA